TTCGTATAGGTACTGAAATCGATCTGAgatcgagagagaagaagagatcgaGATTTTCTAACCATCTGAgatcgagagagaagaagagatcgaGAGTTTCTAACCATTTCGTTCGATCTGAgatcgagagagaagaagagatcgaGAGTTTCTAACCATCTGAGATCCagagagaagaagagatcgagagagaagaagaaagaaaccacTGAAGAATGAGATATGGAGAAATACGATGATTAGGTTAGGGTTTTAAATTCTcgtattttctttcttctctatctgtatgtaatttcattttttttaactgctcgttttgttagggttttgatttcttttcagtTTGTTGCAGGAATGATTGATTAAAAGACCAATTATCATCTCAATTGGATTTTCGGCTTTGTGATAATCGATCATCAACTCAGGAACAATAATTTCTTCCACAAGAACTCTAACTTTCATTTTCAACAGTACCTATTTCTTCTTCTCCCGACTCAATCAACTACAGTATTATCAGCGTTTCCCTTTGATTCAACTAATAAGAACTTTCAAGGTATAATTCGTTCACCAATTTCATTTAAattgatttcggtaattttttagttttatgataAAATTAGCTTATGCATGTGTATGTTGGGTTTATGATATAATCCATGAAATCATCTTTTAACTGTCTCTTGATtgtgttatgtttttttttacttaCTGATCTAATTACAACTTTAGTTTTTCGTTGGTTTTTGCCTTTAAAAGTTCTGGCTGCACTTTTAACTATTGAATCTAAAATTGTGTTAGATTATGAGTACATGTTTATGTTTAGTCTTTGATCGTAAAGTTGGCTATGATTACAAAATACCCGCGCTTCTGAGAGTTATCTGTGAAGCTAAATAAAAATGGTTGAATTTCTTGATATGATCCATTATTTATAGTTATTGAATCTAAATTTGTGTTAGATTATGAGTACATGTTTTCATAATGATTTGGcctgtaatgcttttatttttcttaattctgTGGTGTTTCAGAGCCTTAGATAATGGTCTGTTGAAACCCTGTGACTGTATGATTGTTAACATAAGTTTGATAACATGTCCTTcaaatgatatttgacttgagacACCCTGTGGCTGTATGATTGTTTACTGTTTTATCATCCGTGTATGTATAGTCATGTATGGTTGACCATTTTGTTCTTATCCTTTTCAAATTCAGACCCACTTCCAGTATGGCACCTCTAGTCttgacaaaaaaaagaaaacttgaaATGATGACAGACAATATCCGAACAACGATGGATGATGTAACTTTATTTTACATTTATTTCTATTCATATGTCTTACGTCATCAAAGCTGTGTGTTAAGAGCTAATGATCGTTTTGAATTAACTATGGTACGATTGTGGGTGATGGAAGATTTGGTATACAAAAGTGACACCAAATGTAAATCCCAACTTCGTCTCGATAGACGCACTTTTAGAATTCTTTGTCATAAGTTGCGCACTGTTAGTGGACTAGAAGATAATAGGAATTGTGATGTCGAAGAAATGGTGGCGATATTTTTATATGTAATTGCGCATCACCATAAGAATAGAGTTGTGGGTTTTCAATTCAAGCGATCAGGAGATACGATTAGTAGACATGTGAACACGGTGTTGAAAGGAGTTATTAGGCTTCAAGGAGAGTTGTTAAAAGAACCGGTAGCAGTCTCTACAAGTTCTGTTGACCAGAGATGGAACTGCTTTAAGGTATGGGATTGTCTCAAATGAAATATTATAACCTTTTTAATCTTATATGTCATGAATATCACTAATGAACTATTAACATCACCTTGTTTACCTTTAGAACTGCCTAGGGGCATTAGATGGAACACATATTAGTGTCCACGTTGCAACAGCAGACAAGCCTAGGTATCGTACAAGGAAAAGCGCAATTGCTACCAATGTCTTAGGTGTATGTTCTCAAGACTTGGAGGTTATATATGTATATCCTGGATGGGAAGGATCAGCTGCTGATTCTCGTGTTCTTAGGGAAgccatttacaaaaaaaaatggcttAAAAGTTCCACATGGTAAGTTTGTTAGAGTATTATAACTTGAATCTGCGGATTAGCaagtgtttttcatgttttttattAAGATAGTGATGGTTGTTTACATGCTTACTTGTTTAGGTTACTATTACCTTGTTGATGCCGGTTATCCAAATAGTGGAGGATTTCTTGCTCCCTTTAGAGgtcaacgttatcatttgaaGGAATGGGG
Above is a genomic segment from Papaver somniferum cultivar HN1 chromosome 10, ASM357369v1, whole genome shotgun sequence containing:
- the LOC113315577 gene encoding uncharacterized protein LOC113315577, producing MVRLWVMEDLVYKSDTKCKSQLRLDRRTFRILCHKLRTVSGLEDNRNCDVEEMVAIFLYVIAHHHKNRVVGFQFKRSGDTISRHVNTVLKGVIRLQGELLKEPVAVSTSSVDQRWNCFKNCLGALDGTHISVHVATADKPRYRTRKSAIATNVLGVCSQDLEVIYVYPGWEGSAADSRVLREAIYKKKWLKSSTW